The following are encoded together in the Brassica napus cultivar Da-Ae chromosome A9, Da-Ae, whole genome shotgun sequence genome:
- the BNAA09G44560D gene encoding uncharacterized protein BNAA09G44560D, producing MSWRRVLKSIQALAAHTLLFSFTLLLVLKLDHTVSSSWWTVFLPLWAFHAVVARGRFSLPAPVAPRNRHWAPCHAVVATPLLVAFELLLCIYLESSYGSWPPAVSLKIASLPLLAFEVTILIDNLRMCRALMPGDEDSINDDAIWEALPHFWVAISMVFTLAATIFILLKLTGDVDALSWWDLFINIGIAECFAFLVSTKWSNPVIHRNSRARETGSSSTAVRYLDWNSGFVVTPEEDRLQDGMCCGLQDIGGHMLKIPVIVFQVVLCMHLEGTPERAKDISIPILFSPLFLLQGLGVLFAASKLTEKIVVLLRGEAGPGLYFRFSSRAHDCLGFLHHGSRLLGWWSIDEGSREEQARLYMDGESGYNTFSGHPPEIVKKMPKEDLAEEVWRLQAALGEQTEITKFSQQEYERLQNEKVLCRVCFEKEISLVLLPCRHHVLCRICSDKCTKCPICRIAIEERLPVYDV from the exons ATGAGTTGGAGGAGAGTGCTCAAGTCGATACAAGCCTTGGCGGCTCACACTTTACTCTTCTCTTTCACGCTATTGCTTGTTCTTAAGCTCGATCACACCGTCTCCTCCTCATGGTG GACGGTGTTTTTGCCGCTGTGGGCTTTTCATGCAGTTGTTGCGAGAGGAAGGTTCTCCCTTCCTGCTCCTGTTGCTCCTCGTAACCGTCAT TGGGCTCCATGTCATGCTGTTGTCGCAACACCGTTACTTGTAGCGTTCGAACTGCTCCTCTGTATATACCTCGAGAGTTCTTATG GTAGCTGGCCACCAGCTGTGAGTTTGAAGATTGCATCCCTACCGTTATTGGCATTTGAAGTAACCATACTGATTGACAATTTGAG GATGTGTCGAGCATTGATGCCAGGAGACGAAGACAGCATAAATGATGATGCAATATGGGAGGCACTTCCT CATTTCTGGGTTGCTATTTCGATGGTGTTCACGTTGGCTGCTACAATCTTTATCCTCCTGAAGCTTACTG GCGATGTAGATGCACTCAGCTGGTGggatttatttataaatattgg AATCGCCGAGTGCTTTGCTTTCCTTGTTAGTACAAAATGGTCCAACCCAGTTATCCACAGAAACTCACGGGCCCGAGAAACAGGGTCATCTTCTACCGCTGTTAGATATCTTGACTGGAACAGTGGCTTCGTAGTTACTCCAGAAGAGGATAGGCTCCAAGATGGAATGTGTTGTGGTCTACAAGATATCGGCGGTCACATGTTAAAAATTCCCGTCATTGTATTTCAAGTCGTCCTTTGCATGCATCTAGAG GGGACACCTGAAAGAGCAAAGGATATATCTATTCCAATCCTGTTTTCTCCACTATTCCTATTGCAAGGCCTCGGTGTTCTCTTTGCTGCATCTAAACTAACAGAGAAGATCGTCGTCTTGCTACGCGGGGAAGCTGGTCCTGGGTTgtattttagattttcatcAAGAGCCCATGATTGCTTGGGGTTCTTGCACCATGGTTCCAG GCTATTAGGTTGGTGGTCGATTGATGAAGGAAGCCGAGAGGAACAAGCTCGACTGTACATGGATGGAGAATCTGG TTACAATACCTTCAGTGGTCATCCGCCTGAGATAGTCAAGAAAATGCCAAAGGAAGATCTCGCTGAAGAG GTATGGAGACTTCAAGCTGCTCTTGGTGAACAAACCGAGATCACAAAATTCAGCCAACAAGAATATGAAAGACTGCAAAAT GAGAAAGTGCTGTGTAGGGTTTGCTTTGAGAAAGAAATCAGTTTGGTGTTGCTTCCATGCAGACACCATGTTCTCTGCAG AATCTGTTCTGACAAGTGTACAAAGTGCCCAATATGTCGTATAGCAATTGAAGAACGACTACCTGTATACGACGTATGA
- the LOC125578559 gene encoding uncharacterized protein LOC125578559, which translates to MQRIVDNALDVTKESVKTLTYESLNNIARSINGVSALLLTLLPGKASVLEGLHGWELRPTLRAPRLPRWMHNGVSSFNHFIHELSVDSDASSLDYSSGEDSDDAMSTPPPSPLSQTSLRSWASLPANYESHWTEWITLILWWVLLPSRILLWVPLHLLRLFSRGDSRVTPMSRHSPRPYFSNAVPGKEHHVPNRTTDRRRGVIEDLQLGIEIFIDAIFDFFHKAAHLLLSPSEAVGIVLSLFSSSNHSHSPRGNYDYVLDDETLGDNDSSSPTERTMTSLYNTDTRTCQDVITELGYPYEAIRVVTSDGYGLLLERIPRRDARKAVFLQHGVLDSSMGWVSNGVVGSPAFAAYDQGYDVYLGNFRGLVSRDHVNKNISSKDFWSYSINEHAREDIPAMIEKIHEIKTSELRLYQPNMEEVVNEEQPYKLCVLSHSLGGAAVLMYVITSRIEEKPHRLSRLILLSPAGFHEDSNLCFTLIEHTFLLLGPLLSRIVPAFYIPTRFFRMLLNKLARDFHNYPAVGGLVQTLMSYVVGGDSSNWLGVMGLPHYNMNDMPAVSFRVALHLAQIKRSRKFKMFDYGSVKANMEVYGSPEPLDLGEFYGLIDVPVDLVAGKKDKVIRPSMVRKHYRVMRETGVVDASYNEFEYAHLDFTFSHREELLAYVMSRLLLVEPTQTQPVYKKGMKLKKKMETTRL; encoded by the exons ATGCAGAGGATTGTCGACAACGCTCTTGATGTCACAAAAGA GTCAGTGAAAACTTTGACTTATGAGTCTTTGAACAACATTGCAAGATCCATAAACGGAGTCTCTGCACTTCTCTTGACTCTTCTCCCTGGCAAAGCCAGTGTTCTCGAAGGTCTTCATGGTTGGGAACTAAGGCCTACCTTACGTGCACCTCGTTTACCACGCTGGATGCACAA TGGAGTCTCTTCTTTCAACCACTTCATCCACGAGCTCTCTGTTGATTCCGACGCTTCTAGCTTGGACTACTCATCTGGAGAAGATAGTGATGATGCTATGTCCACTCCTCCTCCATCACCGTTATCTCAAACCTCGCTCCGCTCTTGGGCTAGTCTTCCTGCGAATTACGAGAGCCATTGGACAGAATGGATAACGCTCATACTCTGGTGGGTTTTGCTACCCTCCCGGATCCTTCTATGGGTGCCGTTACACCTCTTACGCCTCTTTAGCAGAGGAGACTCAAGAGTGACTCCTATGAGCCGACACTCTCCTAGGCCTTACTTTAGCAATGCTGTCCCAGGGAAAGAGCACCATGTCCCTAACCGAACTACTGATAGAAGACGCGGAGTCATTGAG GATCTTCAGCTTGGTATTGAGATCTTTATAGATGCCATATTTGATTTCTTTCACAAGGCGGCAcaccttcttctttctccatcaGAAGCTGTTGGAATAGTTTTGTCATTGTTCTCTTCCTCCAATCACAGTCACAGCCCTAGAGGAAACTATGACTATGTTCTGGATGATGAAACTCTAGGAGACAATGATTCATCATCCCCTACCGAAAGAACCATGACGAGCTTGTACAATACTGATACTCGGACTTGTCAAGATGTTATAACAGAGCTTGG GTATCCATATGAAGCTATTCGTGTTGTTACATCTGATGGATATGGTCTTCTCTTGGAAAGGATACCAAG ACGAGATGCTAGGAAAGCTGTTTTCTTGCAGCATGGTGTTTTGGATTCTTCTATGGG ATGGGTATCAAATGGAGTTGTTGGTTCTCCTGCTTTTGCTGCTTATGATCAAG gCTACGATGTTTACCTTGGGAACTTCCGCGGTTTAGTTTCAAGAGATCATGTGAACAAAAACATTTCCTCAAAAGA TTTCTGGAGCTACTCCATCAATGAGCATGCAAGAGAGGACATCCCCGCAATGATAGAGAAAATTCACGAAATCAAGACTTCGGAACTGAGACTCTACCAGCCTAATATGGAAGAGGTAGTAAACGAGGAGCAGCCTTATAAGCTCTGCGTTCTCTCTCACAGCCTAGGCGGTGCTGCTGTTCTGATGTATGTAATCACCAGTAGAATCGAAGAGAAACCTCACAGACTCTCTAGACTGATCCTTCTCTCTCCTGCCGGGTTTCACGAAGACTCCAACCTGTGTTTTACGTTGATAGAGCACACGTTCCTTCTCTTGGGACCGCTACTATCCAGGATTGTTCCCGCTTTCTACATCCCCACTAGATTCTTCCGGATGCTTCTCAACAAGTTAGCTAGAGACTTCCACAACTATCCTGCCGTTGGTGGACTGGTCCAGACGTTGATGAGTTATGTAGTTGGTGGAGATAGCTCGAATTGGCTTGGAGTCATGGGGTTGCCTCACTACAACATGAACGATATGCCGGCAGTGTCCTTCCGTGTGGCTCTGCATCTTGCTCAGATTAAACGTAGCAGGAAGTTCAAAATGTTTGATTACGGTAGCGTTAAGGCTAATATGGAGGTTTACGGTTCTCCTGAGCCGCTGGATCTTGGAGAGTTCTATGGTTTGATTGATGTCCCTGTGGATTTAGTAGCTGGGAAGAAAGATAAAGTGATTAGACCTTCAATGGTTAGGAAACATTACAGGGTGATGAGAGAAACAGGTGTTGTTGATGCTTCTTACAATGAGTTTGAGTATGCTCATTTGGATTTTACCTTCTCTCACCGTGAAGAGCTTTTGGCTTATGTGATGTCGCGATTGCTGTTGGTGGAGCCGACACAGACTCAGCCGGTATATAAGAAGGGgatgaagctgaagaagaaaatggaaaCAACTAGGCTTTGA